TGAGCCCGTTGATGCCGATCTGGCGCCACGTGAGCTCTCGCCCGTCGGGGAACTTACGCGAACCGGGGACCGCGCCGCGTTGCAGGCGCTCCTCGATAGGTGTGAGGTCCTCTACTGAGACGACCCAGCCCATCCATCCGCCACCCATCTCACTTCGGGCGCGTACTGCCTTCCTGAACGGCTGCTGGAGAGTGGCCGGGTGGTCTAGTACCTCAACGACTTCGAGGTACTGGTGGTTGTGGAGGGGGAAGAACACGTTGCGTGTTCCGAAGCGTGGGTGCACGCCTCCTTTGACGTACCGGAGCCCGAGCTGATCGGCGATACGGTCTGCGGTGGTGATGAGGCCTTCTGGCCCGCAAGCGTAAGAAACGTGATCGAGCTTCATGGGTTAAATCTGACACTGTGTGAGCCACATCTCTACTTAGGTTTACCTAAGTTGAAGTCCGGCCTGTGGATCACACCGGGTGTGGTGGGCGTTATGTGGTGCCAGTGGGTTGGCGTGTTGTAGGCTAATTGCCAAGGTCATGAGTGCCAGTGCAAAACCCCGGTTTGCTGGCCGGCAACCCTCCGTCCGCGGCGGGGTGCCCCGGGTGAGGACCTGGTCACACGGGAATGCCGCTGTGGCAAGCGCGGGCTCTGCCCGCCCGTATCCGGGCGGACGTTACGTCAATTCAACCGGTGTATGCGGGCAAGCCCCTCCTATGAATCAAGGGGTGCACTGTAAATGTCGCAACAAAAGTTCGAAACTCGTCAGATCCACGCCGGTCAGACACCAGACCCGACCACGGGTTCGCAAGCATTACCGATCCACCTGACCAACGCATATGTTTTCCCGGACACCGAGGCTGCTGCCAACCGCTTCGCACTGAGCGAGCTGGGGCCTATCTATACGCGCTTAGGCAACCCGACCACCGAGGTCATCGAGAACCGCATGGCAAGCCTCGAAGGCGGCGTCGGCGCGCTGTTTGTCGCCTCCGGAATGGCCGCTACGAGCTACGCGA
The Pseudoglutamicibacter albus DNA segment above includes these coding regions:
- a CDS encoding VOC family protein, whose amino-acid sequence is MKLDHVSYACGPEGLITTADRIADQLGLRYVKGGVHPRFGTRNVFFPLHNHQYLEVVEVLDHPATLQQPFRKAVRARSEMGGGWMGWVVSVEDLTPIEERLQRGAVPGSRKFPDGRELTWRQIGINGLIADPQLPYFLRWDESFEDLHPSRAEEPHGEIVELTISGNRERIDEWLGHPGEDFKGEVTFNFTSPSGMPGLQSVTLKTPKGLVTL